In Calonectris borealis chromosome 39, bCalBor7.hap1.2, whole genome shotgun sequence, the genomic window cccgtttttggggtccccccccgttTCTGGGGCCCCCCAGAACATGATCACGGGGACGGCGCCGCTGGACGGCTGCATCCTGGTGGTGGCGGCCACCGACGGGCAAATGCCCCAGACCCGCGAgcacctgctgctggccaagcaggtgggcggggccggggggcggggcttgggggggcggggccggggggcggggtctcggggggctgggggagggtctggaggggggagctgggcggggggtggggaggtgattggggggctgggggggatctgtggggctgggggatctGTGGGGCgggatctgtggggctgggggggatctatggggctgggggggatctgtggggctgggggatctgtggggcaggatctgtggggctgggggatctGTGGGGCGGGATCTGTGGGGCTaggggggatctatggggctggggggtctacGGGGCaggatctgtggggctgggggatctgtggggcaggatctgtggggctgggggatctGTGGGGCGGGATctgtggggctgggtgggatctatggggctgggggggatctatggggcaggatctgtggggctgggggatctGTGAGGCaggatctgtggggctggggggtagGATCTAAGAGGCTGGGTgggatctatggggctgggggatcTATGGGGTGGGatttgtggggctggggggcatctatggggctggggggatctATGGGGTgggatctgtggggctgggggagggtgtGGAGGGGCAacctgggggggctggaggagggttctgtggggctgggggagggtcTATGGGGTTGGGGGGATCTGTGGGACTGGGGGGGGATGTGTGGGGCCAGGGAGGGGatgtgtggggccgggggggatCTGTGGGGCCaggggggatctatggggctggCGAGGGGGCCgcgtggggctgccccatagcTGCGCCCGCCCGCAGGTGGGGGTGCAGCACGTGGTGGTCTACGTCAACAAGGCGGACGCGGTGGGGGACCCCGAGCTGCTGGcgctggtggagctggaggtgcGGGAGCTGCTGGCCGAGTTCGGCTACGACGGCGAGCGCACCCCCGTCATCGTCGGCTCCGCGCTCTGCGCCCTCCAGGtcagccccacggccgccccacggccgccccacggctgccccacggccgccccacggcggCACCTGCGAGCGGGCTCTCTGTGTCCCCACCGGCCGCGCCGGTGATGGCGCCGCCTGCCCCACTGCGCCCCGCGAGCTGCCGCGCTCTGCCCCACGTCCTGCCCCACGTCCTGCCCCACATCCTGCCCCACATCCTGCCCCACAACCTGCCTTTCTCTGCCCCGCGTTCTGCCCCACAACCTGCCCCTTTGTGCCCCACCGCACCGCTCACCCTCCCTCACAACTTGCCCCGCGGCTTGGCCTGCCCgcgctctcccttctcccccacgcctcgccccacagctgccccacggccgccccacggcgcCCTGACCCCGCCCCCTTTTCCGCCCCGCAGGACCGCGACCCCGAGCTGGGGCTGAACTCGGTGCTGAAGCTGCTGGAGGCCGTCGACACCCACatcccgctgccgccccgcgaCCTCGACAAGCCCTTCCTGCTGCCCGTCGAGGCCGTCCACTCCATCCCGGGTACCtcccgccccacggccgccccacggccaccccacggctgccccacggccccgcctGACCCCCCCCTCCGCCTCTGACCCCCCCCGCAGGCCGCGGGACAGTGGTGACGGGGACGCTGGAGCGCGGCACCATCCGCAAAGGCGACGAGTGCGAGTTCCTGGGCTACAACCGGCACCTGCGGACGGTGGTGACGGGTGagcctgccccacggctgccgcCCCACGGCTGCCGCCCCACGGCTGCCGCCCCACGGCGccgccccacggcgctgccccacccACAGCGCCGCCCCACGGCTGCCGCCCCACGGCGCCGCCCCACGGCGCCGCCCCACGGCTGCCGCCCCACGGCGCCGCCCCACGGCGCCGCCCCACGGCGCTGACCCGCGTCTCCCCCGCAGGGATCGAGATGTTCCACAAGAGCCTGGAGCGGGCGGAGGCCGGGGACAACCTGGGGGCGCTGCTGCGGGGGCTGAAGCGGGAGGACGTGCGGCGGGGGATGGTGATGGGGAAACCCGGCTCCCTGCAGGCGCATCAGAAGGTGGAGGCGCAGGTGGGTGCGCCGTGGGGCAGGCCGTGGGGCAGGGCGTGGGGCAGGCCGTGGGGcaggccgtggggcagggggaggacggGGGGCAGGGGCAGTGATGGGGAAATGCAGTTCCCTGCACGTGCGGGAAGAAGGCGGAGGTGGGTGCGCCGTGGGGCAGAACAAGAGCAAATGGGGATGTGGGGCACAGTgaggcaggctgtggggcagaaCAGGGGCAAGACGTGGGGCAGGACAGGAGTACAATTTGGTGTGGTTGGGGGGCAGGTTGTAGGGCAGAAGCGGGGCATCGTGTGGGGTGAACAACAGCAGATTGCGGGGCAGACGTGGGGCAGAATGGAGGCAGGCTACGGGGCAGGagtggggcaggctgtggggcagaaaagggggcaggctgtggggcaggagtggggcaggctgtggggcagaagggcaggctgtggggcaggagtggggcaggctgtggggcagaagggcaggctgtggggcaggagtgGGGCAGGTTGTGGGGCAGAAGAGGAGCAGAATCAGGAGCGAGCcgtggggcggctgtggggcagccccccagcgccccagccccacgcccgccccccgccccccaggtcTACGTCCTGAGCCCGCAGGAGGGCGGGCGGCACCGGCCCTTCGTGGCGCACTACTCGCCCGTCATGTTCTCCCACACCTGGGACATCGCCTGTCGggtcctcctgccccccaacaaGGTACCGCCCGcttcggggggaggggggggcgcccCACGGCGCGCCCCGGGGCCTGCCCCacacctcccctgccccacaggagCTGGTGATGCCGGGGGAGGACGCGACGCTGAGCCTGGTGCTGCGGCAGCCGATGGTGCTGGAGCCGGGGCAACGCTTCACCCTGCGCGACGGCTCCCGCACCATCGGCACCGGCGTCGTCACCCGCACCCTGGCGCTGACGCCCGAGGACCAGGCCCTCAGCTGGGGGTGACGcccgccggggggcggggggacgacGCCCgccgtggggtgtggggggggggggacggcgcCCGCCGTGGGGCGCGGAGGGGGGGGACGACGcccgccggggggcggggggacgacGCCCACCGTGGGGCGCGGAGGGGGGGGACGACGcccgccgtggggcggggggggtggggacacaaccgtgctgctgtggggcagggggcgggggggggggggggtgagaagCGGGTGAGGGGTGACAAAAGAAGCGGCCCCTCCCCCGCTGGGGTTAGTTTaaggttttattaattttttttaaagtttttttcttttttttttttttttcctttttttgggttttttttttgttttttttttttttttgtttttttgtttttgtttttttaacgtAATAAAACCCCCGCCCGCGgcgccgccccccagccccccccgtccGCCTCGTTTCTCACCCATCCCCCCACtataaataatagaaaatcaccctggggggggcgggggggggggcgcggttgggggggcccctcccccccgccccacgcccACTTGTGGGGCAGAGGCTCCCCCCCACTTGTGGGGCCGGCGGGTGGCGGCGTCAGTTCCCCGGGGGGTGGAACGGGAGCTGCTGGGACGGGTGGGACTGGACtggagggagatggggggggtGAGTGTGGggtgccccccaagtcccccctcTGCCCCCTAAGTGCCCCCCAAGTCCCTCCTCCCACTCCCCCAAGCCCCCCGACCCCCTAAatgcccccctcccagccccccaagcgtcccccccgccccacaagCCCCTTCTCTGCCCCCCAAGTACCCCCCAACACCTCCCAAGTCCCCGTCCCCCTCAgtgcccccctcccagccccccaaatcccccccaaatcccgCCTCTGCCCCCTAAGTGCTCCCCCAAGTGTCCCCAcaagcccccccagtcccctgagtgtcccccaagtccctccccagcccctcaagccccccctctgccccccaagtCCTCCCAAGCCCCCTGGCCGCCCAAGTgccccccccaagtcccctcccccgccccccctcacCTTGGTGGTGCCCGATGTAGGTGTAGGGGGAGGGGCTGGAGGCGGGCAGAGCCCCCACCCCGCTCTGGGGGACCCCACCCTGGGGGGGCCCCCCGTGGCTCTGGGGGGGGtggagcagcatcacctggggggggtggggcgccccggggtggggggggggcgctgccggcagccccggctgcacgtgggcctggggggaggggggggagggggggtcagagggcacctgggacccccccgtgtcccccccatcccccaacaTTGCCGTGTTCCCTGTCCCatgtgtccccccatccccccacatccccccatcccccccatgtccctgtgtccccccacgtccccccacatccctccatccccccccgtccacgtgtccccccgtccccccacgtcccccccatgtccctgtgtccccgcacgtccccccatccccccacgtccccccatccccccacgtcccccctgtgtccccatccccccatgtccctgcgtccccccacgtcccccccatccccccacgtcccccccgtgtccccatccccccatgtccctgcgtccccccacgtcccccccatccccccacgtccccccattccccccattcccccccatgtccccccattcCCCCtcgtcccccccatccccccacgtgcccccacccccccgcccccacctgcCCCACGTGGGTGACGCCGTAGCCGTGCTGCAGGCTCTGGTGCAGGGCGtagacggcggcggcggcggcgggggggggttgggggaagcTGCTCTGGGGGGAGGGGGCgccggggggtgggggcggggggggcagggcggggggcgtgGCCCCcagggcggcggccgccgccgccgcgtggaAGAGGCTCTGCTGCGGGGGCTGCTGCGGCTGCGCCCCCCCCAagtgggggggctgccccccctgGTGCtgcggagggggaggggagggtgaggggggggtctgagcccctccccccacccccccccaagatAGAAGAGGGCGGGGCGTACCTGGGCGGGGCTGGGCGTGGCGTGCTGGGGGGGCGGCTGGCTGCCCGTCGgcgtgggggggggctgggggtgcagcggGGCGGCGTGGGGGGGGTACGACTGGTGGAcggcggctgcggggggggggaggggcgagagattaaaaggaaaggcgggggaggggcgacgggggagggggggtgggggagggggcgaCTCACCGTAGAGGGTCTGGGGGGGCGGCTGCTCGgcgggggggtactggggggcggggggggggtggctgcccgagggcaggagccgggggctggagggcagcatCGGGGCGAAgacgggctgggggggggagggggggcgttcAGGGCcatgcccctccccccccgcccctcccccgagCAAGTTACACACCCCGTGGCCCCCTCCCCCACTTCACGCCCCTCCCCCATCACCCCACCTCGCTCCCCTCCCCCATATTACACTCCCCTCCCCACATCACCCCCccacccgctcccctcccccacatcacccccccacctgctcccctcccccacatcaccccatctcccccctcccccatattacaccttccccaccccccatcaccccccaccccttcccatctcacccccctcccccacaTCACTCTGTTatctcactcccctcccccatattacactctccccacccccccatattacgctcccctcccccacatcacccccccacccgctcccctcccccacatCACCCCATTTCACCCCCTCCCCCCTATTACACCCTGTGCCcctccccccatcaccccccacccctcccccatctcactcccctcccccatATTACACCCTgtgccccaccccccacccctccccatctcactcccctcccccatATTACACCctcccccccatcgccccccacctcacgcccctcccccccatcACCCTGCCATctcactcccctccccctcccccccgttaCCTGCGAGGGGTAGTGGGGGAGGGGCTGGACgagggggggctgccccccgaACTGCTGGGGCCCGTAGGAAATGTAGGAGGAGtaggggggaggggcggccgccACCAAgggggggccggcggccgccgcctgCACCAGGGGgggggcggaggcgggggggtgCGGCTCCGAGCGCGGCGGGGGGAGCGAgcctgcgggggaggggagggagcggtgGGGGGAGGGGccacggggacccccccctccccggggtggcataaaaaggggggggaggggcaaaaaAACGGCGAGGGGAGGGGGATCCTTACCTTTAGCCCCCCGGTATTTgccctgctgggagctggagacGGGGTAGGGGTACatctggggggcctggggggaggggcggagaggggtgagggggggtcTGGGAACCCCGGTCCCCCCTTTTGTGTAtcggggggggggtctcacctggACGGGGGCGGGGCTCATGTGGAGCTGGGGGATGTAGGAGATGTAGTGGGGGGGTCCGtagacgcccccccccccctgcccGGCGgccgccagcacccccagggaggGGGTGGAGTGGGCGCGGGGTCCCGGCGAGGTGGGGGTGCTGGCGGCCttgttctgggggggggggggcggggggcaaggGGtgagcacccccaaaaccccccgtgacccccccctccgccccccaagaagttggggacccccccgggctcACCACGGCCAGGAGCGGCTTGGAGGGGTTGAACTCCTTGGCGTTGGGGTTCAGCGTCGACTTCTTCacctgcctgggggggggggatttggggtgcggggggggggatttggggtgcggggggggaaccaggggggtgggggcagggagagACCCCCCCCTCGcttgcatccccccccccccaatccccatCACGGCCCCCAAGACCTGgtgtccccccctcccaaaaaactCACCCTGCCCCCCAAAACTCTCATCGCGCCCCCCCCCAAACTTTGTGGCCCCCCCAAAAGTCATCGGGGCCCCCCCCAAATTTTGTaccccccccaaaatctcctTGCCCTTTGTCACGCCCGCGCAAAACCCTCGTTTCCCCCCCCCGAAAACTCAtcgtgccccccaaaaccctgttttccccccaaaaaactcgtgacccccccaaaccttgtcacccccccccccaaaacctcatcgtgccccccaaaacctccccccacccccatgcaCCCCCACTTACTCGGAGACGGGCcgtcctccttctcctccccctcgcctttccccgggggggtccccgggggggtcccggcccctccccccttctccggcccctcccccgcctcggggggcccgggcccggcctcgGGGGGGCCCTCGgggcccctccccctcccctcggggggcTCAGGGCCCCGGGGGGGGAAGGGCTccggggggggctccggggcggtgctgggctgcagctgggaaggggggtgagcgccccacggccgccccacggccaCCCTAGATCTGCCCCACAGCTACCCTATAGCTGCCCCATGCACCCTATAGCTGCCCTATAGCTGCTCCGTACGCCCCACAACTGCCCTATagctgccccacagccaccccgCAGACCCCCATtgcgccccacagccccccaaaaccccctctgGCTTGtcagtccctgccccacagccaccccataGCCACCCCACACGCCCCACGGCCGCCCTATAgctgccccacggccaccccacacgccccatggctgccccacatctgccccacgtgccccacggctgccccacatctaccccacggccaccccacgcgccccacagctgccccacagccaccccacaccccccacagctgccccacagccaccccacaccccccatggctgccccacggctgccccacacacCCCAcgtgccccacatctgccccacacACCCCATggctgccccacatctgccccacagccaccccacgcgccccacagctgccccacagccaccccacaccccccacagctgccccacagccaccccacaccccccacggctgccccacacacCCCAcgtgccccacatctgccccacatctgccccacacgccccatggctgccccacatctgccccacggccgccccccaCCTTAAACTGCGCCCCGAACTTGCGCAGCTCCTCCAGCTGACTCCGCTGCTGCTCCGTCTGCAGCCcgcctgggggggaccccaaaaaaaaggggggtgagggggggcaccccacaccctccctccccccgccccccaagtTGGGGgtcgcccccccaccccctcacctttcccgggggttttggggggctccgggggtccGGGGGCCTCCAGGGCTCTGCCGGCGTCCttgggggcgggggcagggggctccttggccggggggggcggggcggccgtttggggggagggggggttggggggaggccCCTCCCCCCGCGACTCCCcgccgggggggtcctgggggggggcggccgctttgggggagcggggggggtaCATGCGCCCCGCTgcgggagaaggggggggggggtcacccccttCGCTCTGACCCCCCCCAACTTTAACCCCTCCCCCTCCATTTTAGCCCCTCCCCCCTCAGGTTCAACCCCTCCCCCACAATTTCCGCCCCTCCCGCTCAACTTTAACCCCTCCCCCCACTTCAACCCCTCCCCCCTCAATTTTAACCCCTCCCCATTTCAACCCCTCCCCCAACTATAACCCCTCCCCCACAATTTCAGCCCCTCCCCCGCAATTTCAGCCCCTCCCCTCAATTTTAACCCCTCCCCCACTTTAAGGCTTTCCCCTCAATTTCAACCCATCTCAACCCCTCCCCCATTTTCAACCCCTCCCCCATtccaacccctcccccccaactttcgcccctcccccccaccttcccgcccctccccctcacctgggggggggttggggggggtctctgccgcccgcccccccccgccggcccccgccttGCCCCCCGGGCGGGGCGCTGCGACTTGGGGGACATCCGCgacggccctggggggggggagggggacacacgATCGGGGGGGGCTCCcagcgccctcccccccccccccacaaatcCCCTCCCCCACTCACCTCCGTTGACGCCCggctcggggtgggggtggggggggggccccgcggggggggggcagggagccccccccgggccgccccccccctcGGGCGGAGCCGCAGCgcaggccgccccccccccgcacccgctgggggagggggggggaactTGGTCTCCCTGCAAGgag contains:
- the TUFM gene encoding elongation factor Tu, mitochondrial, translated to MALPAALLRGARGPAAALRSRLPLGALGTAPPRRGLAAEAKATYVRDKPHLNVGTIGHVDHGKTTLTAAITKILSASGSARFRRYEEIDSAPEERARGITINAAHVEYATARRHYAHTDCPGHADYVKNMITGTAPLDGCILVVAATDGQMPQTREHLLLAKQVGVQHVVVYVNKADAVGDPELLALVELEVRELLAEFGYDGERTPVIVGSALCALQDRDPELGLNSVLKLLEAVDTHIPLPPRDLDKPFLLPVEAVHSIPGRGTVVTGTLERGTIRKGDECEFLGYNRHLRTVVTGIEMFHKSLERAEAGDNLGALLRGLKREDVRRGMVMGKPGSLQAHQKVEAQVYVLSPQEGGRHRPFVAHYSPVMFSHTWDIACRVLLPPNKELVMPGEDATLSLVLRQPMVLEPGQRFTLRDGSRTIGTGVVTRTLALTPEDQALSWG
- the ATXN2L gene encoding ataxin-2-like protein, producing MGVFPQKSPAGGGPPPAARRQRACAAEGAALGQAVPRPPVSLRRFLRPPLRAPPPAAPPPPRGGRGPGAAPEPRSTAPGPPAAMLKQPLPAPPPPAARKAPPPPPPPPPPPPPPPPPPTSVSPNGSLSPGPGGGPASAAGGAGGGGGGAGGSGGGRGQSTGKGPPQVPVFEGVYNNSRMLHVLTAGVGSTCEVKVRSGSTFEGIFKTLSSKFELALDAVHRRPPEPPGGGPRREDIVDTMVFRPPDVVLLRFRNVDFTFATKDKFTDSAIATSLKVNGEHKEKVLQRWEGGDGASDDYDLDSDVSNGWDPNEMFRFNEENYGVKTTYDSSLASYTVPLEKENSEAFRQREARAAALAREIEASPHYRLRLALEEEEGRPEEGPRAPAPPAPSGRDSPAGAPPRPSSPPLPQRVRGGGGLRCGSARGGGRPGGGSLPPPRGAPPPPPPRAGRQRRAVADVPQVAAPRPGGKAGAGGGGRAAETPPNPPPAGRMYPPRSPKAAAPPQDPPGGESRGEGPPPNPPSPQTAAPPPPAKEPPAPAPKDAGRALEAPGPPEPPKTPGKGGLQTEQQRSQLEELRKFGAQFKLQPSTAPEPPPEPFPPRGPEPPEGRGRGPEGPPEAGPGPPEAGEGPEKGGGAGTPPGTPPGKGEGEEKEDGPSPSKWGCMGVLGAVMGIGGGGMQARGGSLPAPTPLVPPPHPKSPPPHPKSPPPRQVKKSTLNPNAKEFNPSKPLLAVNKAASTPTSPGPRAHSTPSLGVLAAAGQGGGGVYGPPHYISYIPQLHMSPAPVQAPQMYPYPVSSSQQGKYRGAKGSLPPPRSEPHPPASAPPLVQAAAAGPPLVAAAPPPYSSYISYGPQQFGGQPPLVQPLPHYPSQPVFAPMLPSSPRLLPSGSHPPPAPQYPPAEQPPPQTLYAAVHQSYPPHAAPLHPQPPPTPTGSQPPPQHATPSPAQHQGGQPPHLGGAQPQQPPQQSLFHAAAAAAALGATPPALPPPPPPPGAPSPQSSFPQPPPAAAAAVYALHQSLQHGYGVTHVGQAHVQPGLPAAPPPHPGAPHPPQVMLLHPPQSHGGPPQGGVPQSGVGALPASSPSPYTYIGHHQVQSHPSQQLPFHPPGN